A stretch of Nonomuraea africana DNA encodes these proteins:
- a CDS encoding ABC transporter permease translates to MRTDALHAVRLARMDLKLLGRNTTAMFNVLLLPLLFALMLSQGGEDSFVLTGLPGVMLVFAVFMNLVNSFTARREELVLKRLRGGQGSAVAIFGGAGLAALAVFVLQVALLVVWIERRGGGLPENVPMMLVAAVLGVAVFALLAAAFSGITPNAELAQVAVLPVLIVALLGSPLIVPLSKMPFVVRLVPTTPIVEMMRMGYGGGSWLAALPWIGVLLAWLVVAGLLAKWLFRWDPRHS, encoded by the coding sequence ATGAGGACCGACGCGCTGCACGCCGTACGGCTGGCCAGGATGGATCTGAAGCTGCTCGGCCGCAACACGACGGCGATGTTCAACGTGCTGCTGCTGCCGCTGCTGTTCGCCTTGATGCTCTCCCAGGGCGGAGAGGACTCGTTCGTGCTGACCGGCCTGCCGGGCGTGATGCTGGTCTTCGCGGTCTTCATGAACCTGGTCAACTCCTTCACCGCGCGGCGCGAGGAGCTGGTGCTCAAGCGGCTGCGCGGCGGTCAGGGCTCGGCCGTGGCCATCTTCGGCGGCGCGGGGCTGGCGGCGTTGGCGGTGTTCGTCCTGCAGGTGGCGCTGCTGGTGGTGTGGATCGAGCGCAGGGGCGGCGGGCTGCCGGAGAACGTGCCGATGATGCTGGTGGCGGCGGTGCTGGGCGTGGCGGTGTTCGCGCTGCTGGCCGCGGCCTTCTCGGGGATCACCCCGAACGCCGAGCTCGCGCAGGTCGCGGTGCTGCCGGTGCTGATCGTGGCACTGCTCGGCTCCCCGCTCATCGTGCCGCTGTCGAAGATGCCCTTCGTCGTCAGGCTGGTGCCCACGACGCCGATCGTGGAGATGATGCGCATGGGCTACGGCGGCGGGTCGTGGCTCGCGGCGCTGCCCTGGATCGGCGTGCTGCTCGCCTGGCTGGTGGTCGCCGGACTGCTGGCGAAGTGGCTGTTCCGCTGGGATCCCAGGCACAGCTAG
- a CDS encoding sensor histidine kinase — MSDSRTEYERLRRATKWSVAGGALLPWVGLFWTATAPGPPPPWQLVVAAVAAAVFTVVYWRAASLTVAGTHARTEVIVTGVLALLIFVMTREPEFAGVMTALGWAALAGLHVSRSTAVVMTLIATGACAAFQPYGVVFYAVTISMVVWLNRFQFWFWTVVKAALDGRDAQAKLAVTEERLRFSRDLHDVVGHSLSAIAVKSELAARLASGPAAEEMMEVRRLARESLKEIRSVVRGYRTIDLNAELRSVRAVMEAAGISCALELPEAALSDEMSTLLAWLVRESSTNVLRHSAATRCRIRVASSDGQVELTVSNDHPKPPRSTAGSGLAGMSERVAALGGVLTAGQNDGEFTVSARIPA, encoded by the coding sequence ATGAGCGACAGCCGCACCGAGTACGAGCGCCTCAGGCGAGCCACCAAGTGGAGCGTCGCAGGGGGCGCTCTGCTGCCGTGGGTGGGCCTGTTCTGGACGGCGACGGCGCCGGGCCCGCCGCCGCCCTGGCAGCTGGTGGTCGCGGCGGTCGCGGCCGCCGTCTTCACGGTCGTCTACTGGCGGGCCGCCAGTCTCACCGTGGCGGGGACCCACGCCCGCACCGAAGTGATCGTCACAGGGGTGCTGGCGCTGTTGATCTTCGTGATGACCCGCGAACCCGAGTTCGCGGGCGTGATGACGGCGCTCGGCTGGGCGGCGCTCGCCGGCCTGCACGTCTCCAGGTCCACCGCGGTGGTGATGACCCTGATCGCGACGGGGGCGTGCGCGGCCTTCCAGCCCTACGGCGTGGTCTTCTACGCCGTGACGATCAGCATGGTGGTGTGGCTCAACCGCTTCCAGTTCTGGTTCTGGACGGTGGTCAAGGCGGCGCTCGACGGCAGGGACGCCCAGGCCAAGCTGGCGGTCACCGAGGAGCGGCTGCGCTTCTCGCGCGACCTGCACGACGTGGTCGGGCACAGCCTCTCCGCCATCGCGGTCAAGAGCGAGCTGGCCGCCCGTCTCGCCTCGGGCCCCGCGGCCGAGGAGATGATGGAGGTCAGGAGGCTGGCGCGGGAGTCGCTCAAGGAGATCCGCTCGGTCGTCCGCGGCTACCGCACGATCGACCTCAACGCGGAGCTGCGCAGCGTCAGGGCGGTCATGGAGGCCGCGGGCATCAGCTGCGCCCTGGAGCTGCCGGAGGCGGCGCTGAGCGACGAGATGAGCACGCTGCTGGCCTGGCTGGTGCGCGAGAGCAGCACCAACGTGCTGCGACACAGCGCCGCCACCCGCTGCCGGATCAGGGTCGCCTCGAGCGACGGGCAGGTGGAGCTGACCGTGAGCAACGACCACCCCAAACCGCCCAGGAGTACGGCGGGCAGCGGTCTGGCGGGGATGAGCGAGCGGGTCGCCGCGCTCGGCGGCGTGCTGACGGCGGGACAGAACGACGGAGAGTTCACGGTGAGCGCGAGGATTCCGGCATGA
- a CDS encoding response regulator transcription factor: MIKVLLADDEHLIREALATLLGLEPDIEVVTQVGRGDQVVAAVEAHRPDVVVLDIEMPGMDGLSVAEALPGQAIVILTSFGRPGYLRRALAAGVRGFIPKDASASELAAAIRKVRDGGRYLDPEMAASAMMAGENPLTERERGALELAATGSSVGEIAAAMHLTEGTVRNYLSSAITKLGASNRITAIRMARDMGWL, translated from the coding sequence ATGATCAAGGTGTTGCTGGCCGACGACGAGCACCTCATCCGCGAGGCGCTGGCCACCCTGCTCGGCCTCGAGCCCGACATCGAGGTGGTCACCCAGGTCGGCAGGGGCGACCAGGTGGTGGCCGCGGTCGAGGCGCACCGGCCCGACGTGGTCGTCCTCGACATCGAGATGCCCGGCATGGACGGCCTGAGCGTCGCCGAGGCGCTGCCCGGCCAGGCGATCGTGATCCTCACCAGTTTCGGCAGGCCAGGCTACCTGCGCAGGGCCCTGGCGGCGGGGGTGCGCGGGTTCATCCCCAAGGACGCCTCCGCCAGCGAGCTGGCCGCGGCGATCAGGAAGGTCCGCGACGGCGGACGCTATCTGGACCCCGAGATGGCCGCCTCGGCGATGATGGCGGGGGAGAACCCGCTGACCGAGCGTGAGCGGGGCGCGCTGGAGCTGGCGGCGACGGGTTCGTCGGTGGGGGAGATCGCCGCGGCCATGCATCTGACCGAGGGAACCGTGCGCAACTACCTGTCCAGCGCCATCACCAAGCTGGGCGCCAGCAACCGAATCACCGCAATTCGGATGGCAAGGGACATGGGTTGGCTCTGA
- a CDS encoding STAS domain-containing protein yields the protein MRVQGKPGAQVVHVGHRLDVGTVADIRPHLHDAVDSGTGDLIVDLSDLEMIDSTGLGVLVGTHRRALSAERHLVLRGVPPRIMRVLAVTRLNRVLRVEVPAAAVA from the coding sequence ATGCGGGTCCAGGGGAAGCCGGGGGCACAGGTGGTGCATGTCGGGCATCGGCTCGATGTGGGAACCGTTGCCGACATTCGGCCGCATCTGCACGACGCGGTCGACAGTGGCACCGGTGACCTGATCGTCGACCTCTCCGACCTGGAGATGATCGACTCCACTGGTCTCGGTGTGCTCGTGGGCACGCATCGTCGCGCGCTGAGCGCGGAACGCCACCTCGTTCTTCGGGGAGTGCCACCACGGATCATGCGGGTGCTGGCGGTGACTCGGCTGAATCGAGTGTTGCGCGTGGAGGTGCCGGCGGCCGCGGTGGCCTGA
- a CDS encoding TetR/AcrR family transcriptional regulator: MAAAYTLYAKPGFAATTIERLCTEARISNRAFYECFGGREELLQALHERCVDETLDAVSKALQEAPRELDERIRAGIAGYIGFATADWRRARIMHVEVRRSGDVLTASRQRAVESFARLVEEVVDVFPDPAPVNRHLLVLGAIGALQELLIEWVLAEEPPSIDELIGAAVHIFQRSFSNLS; the protein is encoded by the coding sequence ATGGCCGCCGCATACACGCTCTATGCGAAACCAGGATTCGCCGCCACGACGATCGAAAGGTTGTGCACGGAGGCGCGCATCTCCAATCGCGCCTTCTACGAATGTTTCGGCGGCAGGGAGGAGCTTCTCCAGGCCCTGCACGAGCGCTGCGTCGACGAAACGCTCGACGCGGTGTCGAAGGCCCTGCAGGAGGCCCCTCGGGAGCTCGACGAGCGCATCAGGGCGGGGATCGCCGGCTATATCGGTTTCGCCACGGCCGACTGGCGGCGCGCCCGCATCATGCACGTCGAAGTGCGCAGGTCGGGGGATGTGCTGACCGCGTCGAGACAGCGGGCGGTGGAGTCCTTCGCCCGCCTCGTCGAAGAGGTCGTGGACGTCTTTCCCGACCCCGCTCCCGTCAATCGGCACCTGCTCGTACTCGGCGCGATAGGAGCGTTACAGGAGCTACTGATCGAATGGGTGCTGGCAGAAGAGCCCCCCTCGATCGACGAACTCATCGGCGCGGCGGTCCATATCTTCCAGCGGTCCTTTTCGAACCTGTCGTGA
- a CDS encoding aldehyde dehydrogenase family protein has product MTTLTFDSVNPATGEVVGTHPRQSAPAVHDAVTRAEEAAGWWAALAPADRRRRLLDYKAVITQNLRPLAELVHRETGKPTADAVLEIVLTITHLDWAARNAEKVLGRRRVATGLIGLNLSATLEYLPLGVVGVIGPWNYPVFTPMGSISYALAAGNAVVFKPSELTPGVGVRLAELFADAVPEHPVFQTVTGLGETGAALAGDPRVKKIAFTGSTATAKRVMAACADNLTPIVAECGGKDAFIVDADADLRAAADACLWGALSNAGQTCVGVERVYVVDQVYEPFMRELKDLAATVKAGEHYGPITMPAQLDVIRRHIDDAVKNGKAVKGGPESVRAPYVDPVIVEDVPEDSAAVREETFGPTITVRRTKDAQEALELANASAYGLGGTIFSRDTRGALRLARLMRSGATAINSVISFAGVPSLPFGGVGDSGFGRIHGADGLREFARPKAISRQRFALPGMNLTSFSRGAGEVERLIRMVTILHGRRKR; this is encoded by the coding sequence ATGACCACCCTGACCTTTGATTCGGTGAATCCCGCGACCGGCGAGGTCGTGGGCACCCACCCCCGGCAATCCGCCCCGGCGGTCCACGACGCCGTCACGCGGGCCGAGGAGGCGGCCGGCTGGTGGGCGGCGTTGGCTCCCGCCGACCGCAGGCGCAGGCTGCTCGACTACAAGGCGGTCATCACCCAGAACCTGAGGCCGCTGGCCGAGCTGGTCCATCGAGAGACGGGCAAGCCGACCGCCGACGCCGTGCTGGAGATCGTCCTCACCATCACGCACCTCGACTGGGCCGCGCGCAACGCCGAGAAGGTGCTGGGCCGGCGCAGGGTCGCCACCGGCCTGATCGGCCTCAACCTGTCCGCCACGCTGGAGTACCTCCCCCTCGGCGTCGTCGGCGTGATCGGCCCGTGGAACTACCCCGTCTTCACCCCGATGGGCTCCATCTCCTACGCGCTGGCCGCGGGCAACGCCGTGGTGTTCAAGCCGAGCGAGCTCACCCCCGGCGTCGGCGTCCGGCTGGCGGAGCTGTTCGCCGACGCGGTGCCCGAGCACCCGGTCTTCCAGACGGTCACCGGGCTCGGGGAGACCGGCGCCGCGCTGGCGGGCGACCCGAGGGTGAAGAAGATCGCGTTCACCGGCTCCACCGCCACCGCCAAGCGCGTGATGGCCGCCTGCGCGGACAACCTCACCCCGATCGTCGCCGAGTGCGGCGGCAAGGACGCCTTCATCGTCGACGCCGACGCCGACCTCAGGGCCGCCGCCGACGCCTGCCTGTGGGGCGCGCTGTCCAACGCGGGGCAGACATGCGTGGGCGTGGAGCGCGTCTACGTCGTGGACCAGGTCTACGAGCCGTTCATGCGCGAGCTGAAGGATCTGGCCGCCACGGTCAAGGCGGGCGAGCACTACGGGCCGATCACCATGCCCGCCCAGCTCGACGTCATCAGGCGGCACATCGACGACGCGGTCAAGAACGGGAAGGCGGTCAAGGGCGGACCCGAGTCGGTGCGCGCGCCGTACGTGGACCCCGTCATCGTCGAGGATGTGCCCGAGGACTCCGCGGCGGTGCGCGAGGAGACCTTCGGCCCGACCATCACCGTGCGCAGGACCAAGGACGCGCAGGAGGCGCTGGAACTGGCCAACGCGTCCGCGTACGGGCTGGGCGGCACCATCTTCTCCCGGGACACACGCGGCGCGCTGCGGCTGGCCAGGCTCATGCGCAGCGGCGCGACCGCGATCAACTCGGTCATCTCGTTCGCGGGAGTGCCCTCGCTGCCCTTCGGCGGGGTCGGGGACTCCGGGTTCGGCAGGATCCACGGGGCCGACGGGCTGAGGGAGTTCGCCAGGCCCAAGGCCATCTCCCGCCAGCGGTTCGCACTGCCCGGAATGAACCTGACCTCCTTCTCCAGGGGGGCGGGAGAAGTTGAGCGACTGATCAGGATGGTGACCATCTTGCACGGGCGACGTAAACGCTAA
- the nucS gene encoding endonuclease NucS, giving the protein MRLVIARCSVDYMGRLTAHLPMAPRLVLIKADGSVSIHADDRAFKPLNWMNPPCKLKEDGSTWTVTHGKTGEKLVLTMDEILHDSSHELGVDPGLIKDGVEAHLQELLAEHIGTLGEGYTLIRREFMTAIGPVDILCRDASGATVAVEIKRRGEIDGVEQLTRYLELLNRDPLLAPVRGVFAAQEIKPQARVLAADRGIDCVTLDYDTLRGIEPENPTLF; this is encoded by the coding sequence ATGCGGCTGGTCATCGCGCGATGCAGCGTGGATTACATGGGAAGGCTCACGGCACACCTGCCGATGGCGCCGAGGCTCGTCCTCATCAAGGCGGACGGCAGCGTGAGCATCCACGCTGACGACCGCGCGTTCAAGCCGCTCAACTGGATGAACCCACCGTGCAAGCTCAAGGAGGACGGCTCGACCTGGACCGTCACCCACGGCAAGACCGGCGAGAAGCTCGTGCTGACGATGGACGAGATCCTCCACGACTCCTCGCACGAGCTGGGCGTCGACCCCGGGCTGATCAAGGACGGGGTCGAGGCGCACCTGCAGGAGCTGCTGGCCGAGCACATCGGCACCCTGGGCGAGGGCTACACGCTGATCCGCAGGGAGTTCATGACGGCGATCGGGCCCGTCGACATCCTGTGCCGCGACGCCTCCGGCGCGACGGTCGCCGTGGAGATCAAGCGGCGCGGCGAGATCGACGGCGTCGAGCAGCTCACCCGCTACCTGGAGCTGCTCAACCGCGACCCGCTGCTCGCCCCGGTCCGCGGCGTGTTCGCCGCCCAGGAGATCAAGCCGCAGGCGCGGGTGCTCGCCGCCGACCGCGGCATCGACTGCGTCACCCTCGACTACGACACCCTCCGCGGCATCGAGCCCGAGAACCCGACTCTCTTCTGA
- a CDS encoding 3-hydroxyacyl-CoA dehydrogenase has protein sequence MVFETVGVVGLGTMGAGIAEVFARAGIRVVGVEADREALARGLGHLESSTGRALEKGRLSAADREEILSRVTLTTSRADLRDADLVIEAIPEIMEYKVALFTDLDRICKPSTVLATNTSSLPVTALAAATGRPDRVVGMHFFNPAPVMGLVEVVGTVVTGPGVVAGISELAVRLGKTPVAVGDRAGFVVNRLLLPYLNHAVTLLDHGVAARDDIDHAMRLGVGLPMGPFRLLDLIGLDTSHEIMGVLFEESRAERHVPSPLLRSYVAAGWLGRKSGRGFYGEPASESTPEKAAARTVRVEGSEELATTLTAAGFKDSTEPDVVLQVGEAEPGERAVQVRVTGKVAELAGSVLTEHHAVLCARDLLKVAGYTPVPCKRFVIDALLYAHLNDAVHMYSSGYASIDDIDAAMRLGCGYPKGPFELIESIGLAKVRDGLRALYAEHLSPSYAPAPLLDQLVTAGLAAFPRA, from the coding sequence ATGGTGTTCGAAACGGTGGGAGTGGTCGGTCTCGGCACGATGGGGGCCGGCATCGCGGAGGTCTTCGCCAGAGCGGGGATCAGAGTGGTCGGCGTCGAGGCGGATCGGGAGGCCCTGGCCAGAGGGCTCGGGCACCTGGAGAGCTCCACGGGCCGGGCCCTGGAGAAGGGCAGGCTGAGCGCCGCCGACCGCGAGGAGATCCTGTCCAGGGTGACGCTCACCACATCGCGCGCCGACCTGCGCGACGCCGACCTGGTGATCGAGGCGATTCCCGAGATCATGGAGTACAAGGTCGCGCTCTTCACCGACCTCGACCGGATCTGCAAGCCCTCCACCGTCCTGGCGACCAACACCTCGTCCCTGCCGGTCACCGCTCTGGCCGCCGCCACCGGGCGCCCCGACCGGGTCGTCGGCATGCACTTCTTCAACCCCGCCCCGGTCATGGGGCTGGTCGAGGTCGTCGGCACCGTGGTCACGGGCCCCGGCGTCGTCGCCGGCATCTCCGAGCTGGCGGTACGGCTCGGCAAGACGCCTGTCGCGGTGGGCGACCGGGCCGGGTTCGTGGTCAACAGGCTGCTCCTGCCGTACCTGAACCACGCGGTCACCCTGCTCGACCACGGCGTGGCCGCGCGCGACGACATCGACCACGCCATGAGGCTGGGCGTCGGCCTGCCGATGGGCCCCTTCCGCCTGCTCGACCTGATCGGCCTCGACACCTCTCACGAGATCATGGGTGTGCTGTTCGAGGAGTCGCGCGCCGAACGGCACGTCCCCTCGCCGCTGCTGCGCTCGTACGTGGCCGCCGGGTGGCTCGGGCGCAAGTCGGGCAGGGGGTTCTACGGGGAGCCCGCCTCGGAGTCGACTCCCGAAAAGGCGGCGGCGCGGACCGTGCGGGTCGAGGGGTCGGAGGAGCTGGCGACGACGCTGACCGCGGCGGGTTTCAAGGACTCCACGGAGCCCGACGTGGTGCTCCAGGTAGGCGAGGCCGAGCCGGGGGAGCGGGCCGTCCAGGTGCGCGTCACGGGCAAGGTCGCCGAGCTGGCCGGCTCCGTGCTGACCGAGCACCATGCCGTCCTGTGCGCCCGCGACCTGCTGAAGGTTGCCGGGTACACACCGGTGCCCTGCAAGAGGTTCGTGATCGACGCCCTCCTCTACGCCCACCTGAACGACGCCGTCCACATGTACTCCTCCGGCTACGCCTCCATCGACGACATCGACGCCGCGATGCGACTCGGCTGCGGGTATCCGAAGGGGCCATTCGAGCTGATCGAGTCCATCGGCCTCGCGAAGGTGCGCGACGGGCTGCGCGCCCTCTACGCCGAGCACCTCTCGCCCTCCTACGCCCCCGCTCCGCTGCTCGACCAGCTCGTCACGGCCGGGCTGGCCGCCTTCCCCCGCGCATGA
- a CDS encoding ATP/GTP-binding protein codes for MSPRRARRRESTRPIGFPSSTDRVEHWPDGDWKVRMLNGASSAKNYRCPGCDQEIRSGVPHIVSWPDWTGGDEERRHWHTNCWRKRLDRGPGRSRY; via the coding sequence ATGAGCCCTCGCCGTGCGCGCCGCAGGGAATCGACCCGCCCGATCGGCTTCCCCAGTTCGACCGACAGGGTGGAGCACTGGCCCGACGGCGACTGGAAGGTCCGCATGCTCAACGGAGCTTCCTCGGCCAAGAACTATCGTTGCCCCGGATGTGACCAGGAGATCCGCTCGGGCGTCCCGCACATCGTGAGCTGGCCCGACTGGACCGGCGGCGACGAGGAACGCCGCCATTGGCACACCAACTGCTGGCGCAAGCGGCTGGACCGCGGTCCTGGCCGCAGCAGGTACTGA
- a CDS encoding alpha/beta hydrolase codes for MEIRAATVLPARREPIELHTADGLTLVGELALPADRPPLATLVTLHPLPTHGGFMDSHVYKKAANRLPALADLAVLRFNTRGTSSERGTSEGAFDGGEGERYDVAAALEYAEFHDLPKVWVVGWSFGTELALKWAHDPLVEGAILLSPPLHRATDADLDAWAAFGRPLVALVPEFDDYLRPEEARTRFARVPQAEVIGVDGAKHLWVGEPYVRIALNEIVKRVNPDAFPLPTDVP; via the coding sequence TTGGAGATCCGCGCGGCCACCGTCCTGCCCGCCAGGCGCGAGCCGATCGAGCTGCACACCGCCGACGGCCTGACCCTGGTGGGGGAGCTGGCGCTGCCGGCCGACCGTCCTCCCTTGGCGACGCTGGTCACCCTGCACCCGCTGCCGACACACGGCGGCTTCATGGACAGCCATGTCTACAAGAAGGCCGCCAACCGGCTGCCCGCCCTGGCCGACCTCGCCGTGCTGCGCTTCAACACCAGGGGCACCTCCTCGGAGAGGGGCACCTCCGAGGGCGCCTTCGACGGCGGCGAGGGCGAGCGCTACGACGTCGCCGCGGCCCTGGAGTACGCCGAGTTCCACGACCTGCCGAAGGTGTGGGTGGTGGGCTGGTCCTTCGGCACCGAGCTCGCGCTGAAGTGGGCGCACGACCCGCTGGTGGAGGGCGCCATCCTGCTGTCGCCCCCGCTGCACCGGGCCACCGACGCCGACCTGGACGCCTGGGCGGCCTTCGGGCGGCCGCTGGTGGCGCTGGTGCCCGAGTTCGACGACTACCTGCGGCCCGAGGAGGCGCGCACGAGGTTCGCCAGGGTGCCCCAGGCCGAGGTGATCGGGGTCGACGGCGCCAAGCACCTGTGGGTCGGCGAGCCGTACGTCAGGATCGCGCTCAACGAGATCGTCAAGCGGGTCAACCCCGACGCCTTCCCCCTGCCCACGGACGTTCCATAG
- a CDS encoding SDR family NAD(P)-dependent oxidoreductase: protein MGAFDLSGRKAFVSGASRGIGRAIALAYAAAGADLALVSRSPEPLAEVAKEVEALGRQAVVIPADLTDRDAATAAVHGAIEALGHLDIVVNNAGGSNFMIEFKDLRLSGWDKLMRLNLDSAMTVCHAAAGHLLERGSGSVINVASVAALGAPFLAPYAAAKAGLVALTKTLAVEWAAAGVRVNALCPGWTATDLNRNLWEDEAAGAATIGGVPMRRWGTAEEMAHPAVFLASQASAYMTGQVLFIDGGATAI from the coding sequence ATGGGCGCGTTCGATCTTTCCGGCAGGAAGGCCTTCGTCAGCGGGGCGTCGAGGGGCATCGGGCGGGCCATCGCGCTCGCCTACGCCGCCGCGGGGGCCGACCTCGCGCTGGTCTCGCGCTCGCCCGAGCCGCTCGCCGAGGTGGCCAAGGAGGTCGAGGCGCTCGGCAGGCAGGCCGTGGTCATCCCCGCCGACCTCACCGACAGGGACGCCGCCACGGCAGCCGTCCACGGCGCGATCGAGGCCCTCGGCCACCTCGACATCGTGGTGAACAACGCCGGCGGCTCGAACTTCATGATCGAGTTCAAGGACCTGCGGCTGTCGGGCTGGGACAAGCTCATGCGGCTCAACCTCGACTCGGCGATGACCGTCTGCCATGCGGCGGCCGGGCACCTGCTGGAGCGGGGCTCGGGCTCGGTCATCAACGTCGCCTCGGTGGCCGCGCTCGGCGCGCCCTTCCTGGCTCCCTACGCCGCGGCCAAGGCGGGCCTGGTGGCACTGACCAAGACGCTGGCCGTGGAGTGGGCGGCCGCGGGGGTGCGGGTCAACGCGCTGTGCCCCGGATGGACCGCCACCGACCTGAACCGCAACCTGTGGGAGGACGAGGCGGCCGGCGCGGCCACGATCGGCGGCGTGCCGATGCGGCGCTGGGGGACGGCCGAGGAGATGGCCCACCCGGCGGTCTTCCTCGCCAGCCAGGCCTCGGCGTACATGACCGGCCAGGTGCTGTTCATCGACGGCGGCGCCACGGCCATCTGA
- a CDS encoding alpha/beta fold hydrolase translates to MQLYTRSAGTGVPVVLLHAFPLSSAMWLAQREGLAASCQVITPDLRGFGGSRLGEDEPSIDLMADDVAALLDAEGVERAVIGGQSMGGYVTMAFCRRHPDRVLGVILADTKASQDTDEARQNRERIARQVLADGTGVLVEEVLPGLLGQTTKERRAMVFGRVRGLVQAAPPGAVAWAQRAMAGRPDSFDTLAALKAPALVIVGEEDRLTTRDDAEAMLRAVPDGRLTVIERAGHLSAVEQPEAFNAAVAAFISSELGEAARPHG, encoded by the coding sequence GTGCAGCTCTACACGAGATCAGCCGGGACCGGCGTCCCTGTCGTCCTGCTCCACGCCTTTCCGCTCTCCTCGGCGATGTGGCTGGCCCAGCGGGAGGGCCTGGCGGCCTCCTGCCAGGTCATCACCCCCGACCTGCGCGGCTTCGGCGGCTCCAGGCTGGGTGAGGACGAGCCCTCCATCGACCTCATGGCCGACGACGTGGCCGCCCTGCTCGACGCGGAGGGCGTCGAGCGGGCCGTCATCGGCGGGCAGTCCATGGGCGGCTACGTCACCATGGCCTTCTGCCGCCGCCACCCCGACCGCGTGCTCGGCGTGATCCTGGCCGACACCAAGGCGAGCCAGGACACAGACGAGGCCAGGCAGAACAGGGAGCGCATCGCGCGGCAGGTCCTCGCCGACGGCACGGGCGTGCTGGTCGAGGAGGTCCTGCCGGGGCTCCTCGGGCAGACGACCAAGGAGCGCAGGGCGATGGTGTTCGGCAGGGTCAGGGGACTGGTCCAGGCGGCCCCGCCGGGCGCGGTGGCCTGGGCGCAGCGGGCCATGGCGGGACGGCCCGACTCCTTCGACACGCTCGCCGCGCTCAAGGCGCCCGCGCTGGTGATCGTGGGCGAGGAGGACCGGCTCACCACGCGTGACGACGCCGAGGCGATGCTGCGGGCCGTACCTGACGGGCGGCTGACGGTCATCGAGCGGGCGGGTCACCTGAGCGCGGTCGAGCAGCCCGAGGCCTTCAACGCGGCCGTGGCCGCCTTCATCAGCTCCGAGCTTGGCGAGGCAGCACGACCTCACGGATGA
- a CDS encoding AI-2E family transporter: protein MTASPDAQTPSSEVAQAETPAPAETAAHRDEERAEGGAAAWTATPESPEGPEGATPGLPYGMPGKPLSRGPFLFGLVGGLGVLTAIAIGQLITSSLSVIILIVVAMFLAAGLNPAVEALQRRGMKRRTSISIVFAGVIVMFVLFGLAIVPPVSQESADFIAAVPGYFDQLTANPTLRQLDSDYQLLPKLAAFVTDTLAPSLASGVVGAGLVVLDGVFTGVTLLVLMLYFLGSLHTIKEYFLKLVPASRRSRTAAITEEILTGIGGYVAGNVLISVIAGALSWAFLTFAGARYALALALVIALTDLIPLVGATIGAVLVSGVAFLQSVPLGIACAIFFVIYQQVENYLIYPRVMKRSVDVAPAVTVIAALFGGALLGIVGALLAIPVAAAIALIIREVVLPRQARS from the coding sequence GTGACCGCCAGCCCCGACGCCCAGACGCCCTCCAGCGAGGTCGCCCAGGCCGAGACCCCGGCCCCGGCCGAGACGGCGGCCCACCGCGACGAGGAGCGCGCCGAGGGCGGTGCGGCGGCCTGGACGGCCACGCCCGAGAGCCCCGAGGGTCCCGAAGGCGCGACGCCCGGCCTGCCGTACGGCATGCCGGGCAAACCCCTGTCCAGGGGGCCGTTCCTGTTCGGCCTCGTGGGCGGTCTGGGCGTGCTGACCGCCATCGCCATCGGCCAGCTGATCACGAGCTCCCTCAGCGTGATCATCCTGATCGTGGTGGCGATGTTCCTGGCGGCGGGGCTCAACCCGGCCGTCGAGGCGCTGCAGCGGCGCGGCATGAAGCGGCGGACGTCGATCTCGATCGTGTTCGCCGGCGTGATCGTGATGTTCGTGCTGTTCGGACTGGCCATCGTGCCGCCGGTGAGCCAGGAGTCGGCCGACTTCATCGCCGCCGTGCCCGGCTACTTCGACCAGCTCACGGCCAACCCGACGCTCAGGCAGCTCGACTCCGACTACCAGCTGCTGCCCAAGCTGGCCGCCTTCGTCACCGACACGCTGGCGCCCTCGCTGGCCAGCGGGGTCGTCGGGGCGGGGCTCGTGGTGCTGGACGGGGTGTTCACCGGCGTCACGCTGCTGGTGCTGATGCTCTACTTCCTCGGCTCGCTGCACACGATCAAGGAGTACTTCCTCAAGCTCGTGCCCGCCTCGCGACGGTCCAGGACGGCGGCCATCACCGAGGAGATCCTCACCGGCATCGGCGGCTACGTCGCGGGCAACGTGCTCATCTCCGTCATCGCGGGCGCGCTGAGCTGGGCCTTCCTGACCTTCGCCGGCGCCCGGTACGCGCTGGCGCTGGCACTGGTGATCGCGCTCACCGACCTGATCCCGCTGGTCGGCGCGACGATCGGGGCGGTGCTGGTGAGCGGCGTGGCGTTCCTGCAGTCGGTGCCGCTCGGCATCGCCTGCGCCATCTTCTTCGTCATCTACCAGCAGGTCGAGAACTACCTCATCTACCCGCGCGTCATGAAGCGCTCGGTGGACGTGGCCCCCGCCGTGACCGTGATCGCGGCGCTGTTCGGCGGCGCCCTCCTCGGCATCGTCGGCGCGCTGCTCGCCATCCCGGTCGCCGCCGCGATCGCGCTGATCATCCGTGAGGTCGTGCTGCCTCGCCAAGCTCGGAGCTGA